The following are from one region of the Maribacter aquivivus genome:
- a CDS encoding DUF4442 domain-containing protein, whose translation MAVTASKINMFSFFKLPSAWWCGVRLRELDKNRSIVTVKHRWFNQNPFNSMFWAVQGMAAELTTGALMIDQIEASGKKISMLVANNTANFSKKATGRITFTCEDGHLIKEALDKTIATGEGQTVWMKSVGVNTDGVVVSTFKFEWTVRLKQK comes from the coding sequence ATGGCGGTAACAGCTAGTAAAATCAACATGTTCTCATTTTTTAAACTACCGTCAGCATGGTGGTGCGGGGTACGTTTAAGAGAGTTAGATAAAAACCGTTCAATAGTAACGGTAAAGCACAGATGGTTCAATCAGAATCCGTTTAATTCTATGTTTTGGGCAGTACAAGGTATGGCCGCAGAATTGACGACAGGGGCTTTAATGATAGATCAAATTGAAGCATCGGGTAAGAAAATTTCCATGCTGGTAGCGAATAACACAGCTAATTTTTCAAAGAAAGCCACAGGTAGAATTACATTTACTTGTGAAGACGGACACTTAATTAAAGAAGCTTTAGATAAAACGATTGCTACCGGAGAAGGACAAACCGTTTGGATGAAATCTGTGGGAGTAAATACAGATGGGGTAGTGGTAAGCACCTTTAAGTTTGAATGGACGGTGAGGTTGAAGCAGAAATAA
- a CDS encoding head GIN domain-containing protein yields MTTLVRITVALVLALLLSSCGFDINFGDFGSGEKGNGVVVEETREITGEFTEVSASEGLEVFVTQGADFDIAVEADENIIDLIGTDIKNGKLKIHCIENIGRSTKKIYVTMPNVTGMYASSGSHLTTENLIQSDKLEVDASSGAIINANVHATNIDIDASSGANITLEGVAKEVYVDASSGANIKANDLTTLVATADASSGANISIDVTNDLTAEASSGGNISYKGDPSVQKNKSVSGSVHKY; encoded by the coding sequence ATGACAACATTAGTAAGAATAACAGTAGCACTTGTTTTAGCCCTATTACTTTCATCTTGTGGCTTTGATATTAACTTTGGAGATTTTGGATCCGGTGAAAAAGGCAACGGCGTAGTTGTTGAAGAAACCAGAGAGATTACCGGTGAATTTACAGAAGTATCTGCTTCTGAAGGTTTAGAGGTATTTGTTACCCAAGGCGCAGACTTTGATATTGCAGTTGAAGCAGATGAGAATATCATTGACTTAATTGGAACTGATATTAAAAACGGGAAATTAAAAATTCACTGTATCGAAAACATTGGTCGCTCTACTAAAAAGATATATGTAACAATGCCAAACGTTACCGGTATGTATGCTTCAAGCGGTTCTCATCTTACTACTGAAAATCTAATTCAGTCAGATAAATTAGAAGTAGATGCAAGTAGCGGTGCCATTATCAATGCTAACGTACACGCTACCAATATAGATATCGATGCTAGTAGCGGTGCAAATATTACTTTAGAAGGCGTTGCCAAAGAAGTATATGTTGATGCCAGTAGCGGTGCAAATATTAAAGCGAACGACTTAACTACTTTAGTAGCCACTGCAGATGCCAGTAGTGGTGCAAATATAAGTATCGATGTTACCAATGATTTAACCGCAGAGGCTTCTAGTGGTGGTAATATATCATACAAAGGTGATCCATCGGTACAGAAGAACAAATCAGTATCGGGCAGTGTACATAAGTACTAA
- a CDS encoding aminotransferase class I/II-fold pyridoxal phosphate-dependent enzyme, which translates to MFTIDEFPDRTIAIDGKEYLYFGGTSYLGLQTDAEFQSVFINNIKKYGIAYSASRKSNIRISIFDEVDAYLAEIVGSEACVTMSSGYLAGQLVCNYFSQPGYQLYYAPHTHSALLRNQQELFQSWTELENAIKQDSNKTAVLFLDSIDFHGDNYPDYNFLKNLPLQNVILVVDDSHGIGITGKNGGGSFRLLQSLQPKELLVSCSLGKGFGIQAGAIFSSTNMINALKNTQFFGGASPATPASLASIRDASSLIATKRIQLAENMDLFLKNVSGRSLFVYAEGHPTFNFQNEILANYLEENCILVTNFRYPTENDSLMSRIVISASHTNEDILKLCTILNSHSSNPQQLL; encoded by the coding sequence ATGTTTACTATTGATGAATTTCCTGATAGAACTATTGCCATTGATGGTAAAGAATACCTATACTTTGGCGGTACCTCATATTTAGGATTACAAACTGATGCGGAGTTTCAATCGGTATTCATCAATAATATTAAAAAATATGGTATTGCCTATAGTGCTTCTCGAAAATCTAATATTAGAATATCAATTTTTGATGAAGTAGATGCTTATTTAGCTGAAATAGTAGGTAGTGAAGCTTGCGTGACCATGTCTTCTGGTTATCTCGCCGGTCAGCTGGTATGTAACTATTTTAGCCAACCCGGTTATCAATTATATTATGCACCACATACGCATTCTGCCTTATTAAGAAATCAACAAGAACTATTTCAAAGCTGGACTGAGCTTGAAAATGCTATCAAACAGGATTCTAACAAGACAGCTGTACTCTTTTTAGATAGTATCGATTTTCACGGAGATAATTATCCGGATTATAACTTCCTTAAAAACTTACCACTACAAAATGTTATTCTAGTTGTAGATGATTCTCACGGAATAGGAATTACCGGAAAAAATGGCGGTGGCAGCTTTAGACTATTACAATCACTGCAACCAAAAGAACTATTAGTTTCTTGCTCTTTAGGTAAAGGGTTTGGCATACAAGCTGGAGCAATATTTAGCAGTACCAATATGATTAATGCGCTAAAAAATACACAGTTTTTTGGCGGAGCTAGTCCTGCAACACCTGCTTCTTTAGCAAGCATTAGAGATGCTAGTTCACTTATCGCCACTAAAAGAATACAATTAGCAGAAAATATGGATCTATTCTTGAAAAATGTTTCAGGCAGGTCCCTTTTTGTATATGCGGAAGGACATCCGACCTTTAATTTTCAAAATGAAATACTTGCTAATTATCTGGAAGAAAATTGTATTCTAGTTACCAATTTTAGATATCCAACAGAAAATGATTCCCTCATGAGTCGTATAGTTATAAGCGCTTCTCACACCAATGAAGACATTTTAAAGCTTTGCACTATTCTTAATTCACACTCTTCAAATCCACAACAATTACTTTAA
- a CDS encoding hybrid sensor histidine kinase/response regulator, protein MEETQILYSIYSKNRFKLLFLLSLVLNVTFHCVYSQQVSEIGLPYIQNYSSDQYKGASQNWDILQSKEGIIYIGNNEGILEYDGTSWRTIQLPNFGVARAMAIDENNRIYVGGYNELGYLEPDNSGLLKFTSLKEDLEDKNFQQIEDISAHNNIVYFRSEKKIFEWKNNAFLIHDAPSGFNLCKKIGENVFVVKNKVELIKISANDSQEIFNASTAGIKAITDVALYKNNELLLLTYGQGLFVTNKGKIEPLNLNTSIFLEKWLARRILKLRNGNYVIGTIKNGIITIDQDGNIVQAVNKDLGLQDNAIFRLFEDQQKGVWAATNKGVSRIELQSPYSIFDDRKGIEGYVNGIILYNGKIYAANYNGVLRLEEDSIEGHKLFKNVGPSVSSTKISSKQAIEFLISKDTLFAGTRAGLFVFVNHKLVQQIDLQSGALFRSKKNPKRIYVGLIDGLASIIYKNGKWQNDGKINGIVDDIREIVEDSDGNLWLESQNDGVWKVTTNLGKQQPVVKHFKANEELPEGILFLRFIKDKVLFNIDHDVYSYNKQNDSIIRDSSINELLKLPGEISLKREDKKGNLWMFAQIKKDDKRRSRIKAIKTKDGNYMIQKNFDERITQDVGVAHFPEDNNVVWYGGSGGIIRHDLDVGTESSKNFKTLIRKVTFLKDSLLYGGARTEVKPPSLKFKENALRFEYSSTSFDDESKNQFQYILEGFDEDWSEWTSETKKDYTNISEGDYSFKVRSKNVFNHISTEDNYSFAVLPPWYRTWWAYVVYVLGTIGIVGLYSKWRSNELQKKNIRLENTINKRTQEIRQKNELLSHQTEQLELLNEAKTKLYSNITHEFRTPLTVILGMADTLKSKVKEESFEGAENSLEMIRRNGKNLLQLVNEMLDLAKVESGSMELNLVQTDAIPFVKYLSESFHSLAQSKNINLTIYSEIDSLEMDIDVNKVASIISNLLSNAIKFTPAHGKIIVHLNKIKSKEIEFFQLKVQDNGLGLAEDDIAHLFDRFYQVENESSRKQQGTGIGLSLANEFVELMKGTIAVESTIGKGSTFIVQLPVTNKAIKTADAKITVEPSLNKTTLIAKTIPSFLDETSTLPLALIIEDNDDVAHYLKTCLKGKYQTLHANNGNIGIEMAYEKIPDIIISDVMMPGKDGYEVCATLKTDERTDHIPIILLTAKVTTADRLTGLTHGADAYLGKPFIKEELFTRLDQLILVRKKLIGKLEKHGFAALVKNKIENPQTKFLQHVIKVIHDNLDDADFGTSQLAKEIHLSESQIYRKLKAITDKSTAVFIRSIRLQKAKELIETTNKTISEIAYEVGFNDPSWFSRAFKDEFGISPSSIHK, encoded by the coding sequence ATGGAGGAAACTCAAATCTTATATTCCATTTACTCAAAAAATCGCTTTAAGCTATTATTTCTACTGTCGCTTGTTTTAAACGTTACTTTTCACTGTGTTTATTCCCAACAGGTTTCTGAAATTGGATTGCCATATATTCAAAACTATTCTTCAGATCAATACAAAGGTGCATCGCAGAACTGGGACATTCTTCAAAGTAAAGAGGGAATAATCTATATCGGCAATAACGAAGGTATTCTAGAATATGACGGTACCTCTTGGAGAACTATTCAATTACCCAATTTTGGAGTCGCAAGAGCGATGGCTATAGATGAGAACAATAGAATATATGTGGGAGGGTACAATGAATTAGGATATTTAGAACCTGACAATTCAGGCTTGTTAAAATTCACTTCTTTAAAGGAAGATTTAGAGGATAAGAATTTTCAGCAAATAGAAGATATTAGCGCGCATAATAACATTGTCTACTTCAGATCCGAAAAAAAAATATTTGAATGGAAAAACAATGCCTTTTTAATTCACGACGCTCCTTCAGGATTTAATTTATGTAAAAAAATAGGCGAGAATGTTTTTGTTGTAAAAAACAAAGTAGAGCTTATAAAAATAAGTGCAAATGATTCTCAAGAGATATTCAATGCTTCAACCGCAGGGATTAAGGCAATTACGGATGTTGCCTTGTACAAAAATAATGAGCTGTTGCTCTTAACTTATGGGCAAGGACTTTTTGTGACAAATAAAGGAAAAATAGAACCCTTAAATCTTAATACCTCAATATTTTTAGAAAAATGGTTAGCCCGTAGAATACTTAAACTCAGGAATGGAAATTATGTTATTGGGACTATAAAAAATGGAATCATAACCATTGATCAAGACGGAAATATAGTACAGGCGGTGAATAAGGATCTTGGGTTACAAGACAATGCAATTTTTCGTTTATTTGAAGACCAACAAAAAGGTGTTTGGGCTGCGACTAATAAAGGTGTTTCCCGTATTGAACTTCAATCTCCGTATTCAATTTTTGATGACAGAAAAGGTATCGAAGGATATGTAAATGGCATTATTTTATACAACGGTAAAATATATGCCGCTAACTACAATGGAGTTTTAAGACTAGAGGAGGACAGTATTGAAGGTCATAAATTGTTTAAAAACGTAGGACCATCGGTTTCCTCCACCAAAATTTCCTCAAAGCAGGCTATTGAATTCCTCATATCAAAGGACACCTTGTTCGCTGGTACCAGAGCTGGATTATTCGTTTTTGTAAACCATAAACTTGTTCAACAAATTGATTTACAAAGCGGTGCGCTATTTCGGTCAAAGAAAAATCCAAAACGTATTTATGTAGGCTTAATTGACGGTTTAGCGTCAATTATTTACAAGAATGGGAAATGGCAAAACGATGGAAAAATCAATGGAATTGTAGATGATATAAGAGAAATTGTTGAAGATAGCGATGGAAATCTATGGTTAGAATCTCAAAATGACGGTGTCTGGAAGGTGACTACTAATTTAGGCAAGCAGCAACCTGTTGTAAAACATTTTAAAGCAAACGAGGAACTACCCGAAGGTATCTTGTTTCTTAGATTCATAAAGGATAAGGTACTCTTCAATATAGACCATGATGTGTATAGTTATAATAAACAAAACGATAGCATTATCCGAGATTCCAGTATTAACGAACTTTTAAAACTACCAGGAGAAATCTCATTAAAAAGAGAAGACAAAAAGGGAAATTTATGGATGTTCGCCCAAATAAAGAAAGATGATAAAAGAAGATCAAGAATAAAGGCGATAAAAACAAAGGATGGTAATTATATGATACAAAAAAATTTTGATGAAAGAATTACTCAAGATGTTGGAGTCGCTCATTTTCCCGAAGATAATAATGTCGTCTGGTATGGAGGAAGCGGAGGTATTATCAGACATGATTTAGATGTTGGTACAGAAAGTTCTAAAAACTTCAAAACCCTTATTAGAAAAGTAACATTTTTAAAAGATTCTTTATTATATGGAGGAGCTAGAACAGAAGTAAAACCTCCTTCCCTTAAATTCAAAGAAAACGCACTTAGATTTGAGTATTCCAGTACTAGTTTTGATGACGAGTCTAAAAACCAATTCCAATATATACTAGAAGGTTTTGATGAAGATTGGTCAGAATGGACGTCGGAAACCAAAAAAGATTATACTAATATTTCTGAAGGAGACTATAGCTTTAAGGTTCGTTCGAAGAATGTCTTTAATCATATAAGTACTGAAGATAATTATTCTTTTGCTGTTTTACCCCCCTGGTATAGAACATGGTGGGCTTATGTAGTTTATGTTTTAGGAACAATTGGCATTGTTGGGCTATACTCTAAATGGAGATCTAATGAATTACAGAAAAAAAATATAAGATTAGAAAACACCATTAATAAACGCACTCAAGAAATACGACAAAAAAATGAACTTTTAAGCCATCAAACAGAACAACTCGAATTATTGAACGAGGCAAAAACAAAGCTATATTCAAATATCACCCATGAATTTCGAACACCGCTGACAGTTATTCTCGGTATGGCTGACACTTTAAAATCCAAAGTTAAAGAAGAGAGTTTTGAAGGGGCTGAAAATTCTTTGGAAATGATTCGCAGAAATGGTAAAAACTTGTTACAATTGGTCAATGAAATGCTTGATTTGGCAAAAGTAGAAAGTGGTTCTATGGAGTTGAATCTGGTACAGACCGATGCCATTCCGTTTGTGAAATATTTGAGTGAAAGTTTTCATTCCTTGGCGCAGTCTAAAAATATCAACCTCACCATTTACTCAGAAATTGATTCTTTGGAGATGGATATTGATGTAAACAAAGTAGCCTCCATTATTTCTAATTTACTTTCAAATGCAATAAAATTTACCCCAGCACATGGTAAAATTATTGTTCACCTTAACAAAATCAAAAGTAAAGAGATTGAGTTTTTTCAATTAAAAGTACAGGACAACGGTTTAGGGTTGGCAGAAGATGACATCGCGCATTTATTTGACCGTTTCTATCAGGTTGAAAATGAATCTTCACGCAAGCAACAGGGTACAGGTATAGGTCTTTCTTTAGCTAATGAATTTGTGGAATTAATGAAAGGAACCATAGCGGTAGAGAGCACCATTGGTAAGGGGAGTACCTTTATCGTACAATTACCTGTAACGAATAAAGCGATTAAAACAGCTGACGCTAAAATAACTGTTGAACCGTCACTTAACAAAACTACTTTAATTGCCAAAACGATTCCGTCTTTTTTAGATGAGACCTCTACATTACCCTTGGCATTAATCATTGAAGATAATGACGATGTGGCCCACTATTTAAAAACATGTTTAAAAGGAAAATACCAAACCTTGCATGCCAATAATGGTAATATTGGTATAGAAATGGCCTACGAAAAAATACCTGATATCATTATAAGTGATGTAATGATGCCTGGCAAGGATGGTTATGAAGTTTGTGCAACCTTAAAGACAGATGAACGTACAGATCATATTCCTATAATACTTTTAACCGCAAAGGTTACTACAGCAGATCGACTTACTGGGCTAACCCATGGTGCCGATGCCTATTTGGGAAAGCCTTTTATAAAAGAGGAACTATTTACACGTTTGGATCAATTAATTTTGGTACGCAAAAAATTGATTGGTAAATTAGAAAAACATGGATTTGCAGCTCTAGTCAAGAATAAAATAGAAAATCCTCAAACCAAATTTTTACAACACGTAATAAAAGTCAT
- a CDS encoding PadR family transcriptional regulator, whose protein sequence is MNVENTKAQMRKGVLEYCILSILNGHDKYASEILGTLKDAKMLVVEGTIYPLLTRLKNAGLLNYRWEESTSGPPRKYYTLTETGKLFLKELDTTWDELRKATNLVTNSKNS, encoded by the coding sequence ATGAATGTAGAAAATACAAAAGCACAAATGCGCAAAGGGGTTTTGGAGTATTGCATCCTGTCCATTTTAAATGGGCATGATAAATATGCTTCTGAAATCTTAGGAACGCTAAAAGATGCAAAAATGCTTGTAGTAGAAGGTACTATCTACCCGCTACTTACCAGATTAAAGAATGCAGGTCTTCTAAACTACCGTTGGGAAGAATCTACTTCTGGACCGCCACGAAAATATTACACCCTAACCGAAACCGGTAAACTTTTTCTTAAAGAATTAGATACCACTTGGGACGAATTAAGAAAAGCCACCAACCTGGTAACCAACTCAAAAAACAGCTAA
- a CDS encoding PspC domain-containing protein — translation MNKTVNINLANMLFHIDEEAYNIMRRYLESVKRSFANTPGSDEIIADIEARIAELFHDKLENERQVITQKEVDEVIAIMGQPEDYMVDEDIFEDEPRAKTASTKERVKKLYRDTEKKYVAGVSSGLAHYFGIDPLWIRLLWIFLTIFTWGGFIFIYGLLWILIPEAKTTAQKLDMSGETVNISNIERKVKEGFDDVADRVKSVDYEKVGDTVKKGGKTIFDTFGDIVMFLFKIFGKFIGILLVIIGATTLIGLFVGMFTVGILDIIHVPGIDFYNVVNSTNLPIWVVSLLAFFAIGIPFFFLMYLGLKILVNNLKSIGTVAKFSLLGLWLISIICLVVFGIREAAAHAYTGSTSVENEITSIMPSDTLNIRLVSTDEYDYEKDMHMGDTFISYDEAGNKVLVSDDVRFRIRKSKDTLVRVQIRKEADGPSNREAKDIASQIIYEYEVNGNTISFDDYLTTQGPKFKDQEVRVNIFLPVGTILTYDQTNSRDWITTVNTDRDVEGLEGYIWKMTENGELECQDCPDFIEMEDEDDTGSNRININENGIDININDNGDKGKIIINENGIDIDVNDNGESFKMKLDENGVKVNTNDSIN, via the coding sequence ATGAACAAAACAGTAAATATAAATTTAGCAAACATGCTCTTCCATATAGACGAAGAGGCATACAATATAATGCGTAGGTATTTAGAATCTGTAAAACGTTCTTTTGCCAACACACCGGGCAGTGATGAAATCATTGCAGATATAGAAGCTCGTATAGCTGAACTTTTTCATGACAAATTAGAGAATGAAAGACAGGTTATTACTCAAAAAGAAGTAGATGAAGTTATCGCCATTATGGGGCAACCTGAAGATTATATGGTAGATGAAGACATCTTTGAAGATGAACCTAGAGCAAAGACTGCTTCAACCAAAGAAAGAGTAAAGAAATTATATAGAGATACCGAAAAGAAATATGTTGCCGGTGTATCTTCTGGTTTAGCGCATTACTTTGGTATTGATCCGTTATGGATTCGTTTACTTTGGATTTTCTTAACCATTTTCACTTGGGGTGGATTCATCTTTATCTATGGTTTACTTTGGATCCTTATTCCTGAAGCGAAAACTACTGCCCAAAAATTAGATATGAGCGGCGAGACAGTGAACATCAGCAATATTGAGCGTAAAGTTAAAGAGGGTTTTGATGACGTAGCGGATCGTGTAAAAAGTGTTGACTATGAAAAAGTAGGTGACACCGTCAAAAAAGGAGGTAAAACGATTTTTGACACCTTTGGTGATATCGTAATGTTCCTTTTCAAAATTTTCGGCAAATTCATTGGTATTCTTTTAGTTATCATTGGTGCCACTACATTGATAGGTCTTTTTGTAGGCATGTTTACCGTTGGTATTTTAGATATCATTCATGTACCTGGTATTGATTTCTATAATGTAGTCAACTCTACCAACTTACCAATCTGGGTGGTATCGTTATTAGCATTTTTTGCCATTGGCATTCCGTTTTTCTTCTTAATGTACTTAGGATTAAAAATATTGGTAAACAACTTAAAGTCAATTGGTACCGTTGCTAAATTCTCATTATTAGGATTATGGCTGATCTCAATTATATGTTTGGTCGTCTTTGGTATTAGAGAAGCGGCAGCACATGCATACACAGGTAGTACTTCTGTAGAAAATGAAATAACTTCTATTATGCCTTCAGATACTTTAAATATTAGGTTAGTGTCTACAGATGAGTATGATTATGAAAAGGACATGCATATGGGAGATACCTTTATTTCTTATGACGAAGCCGGTAATAAGGTTTTGGTTTCTGATGATGTTAGATTCCGTATTCGTAAGTCTAAAGACACCTTGGTTCGTGTTCAAATTAGAAAAGAGGCTGACGGACCGTCGAATAGAGAAGCAAAAGATATTGCTAGTCAAATCATCTATGAATACGAAGTAAACGGCAATACTATCTCTTTTGATGATTATTTGACCACACAGGGACCTAAGTTTAAAGATCAAGAGGTACGTGTAAATATTTTCTTGCCAGTAGGTACCATTTTAACTTATGACCAGACTAATTCTAGAGATTGGATTACGACTGTTAATACAGACAGAGATGTGGAAGGTCTAGAGGGCTATATCTGGAAAATGACTGAAAACGGAGAGCTTGAATGCCAAGATTGTCCTGATTTTATTGAGATGGAAGATGAAGATGATACTGGTTCTAATCGCATCAACATCAATGAAAATGGCATAGATATCAACATTAATGATAATGGCGATAAAGGTAAAATCATTATCAACGAGAACGGAATTGACATTGACGTAAATGATAACGGAGAATCGTTTAAAATGAAGTTAGATGAAAATGGCGTAAAAGTGAATACCAACGATAGTATCAACTAA
- a CDS encoding TIGR00266 family protein, which translates to MNAHEIDYEIFGEEMQYVEIELDPQEAVVAEAGSFMMMDTDIKMNTIFGDGSNQDNSVLGKIFSAGKRMLTGESLFMTAFLNIGQGKKKVSFASPYPGKILPIDLSEMGGRFICQKDAFLCAAQGVSVGIEFSKKLGRGLFGGEGFIMQKLEGDGMTFIHAGGTLAKKTLAPGEVLKVDTGCIVGFTKEVDYDIEFVGGIRNTVFGGEGLFFATLRGPGTVYIQSLPFSRLAGRVLASIPRGGKDKGEGSILGTLGDIVGGDNRF; encoded by the coding sequence ATGAACGCACACGAAATAGATTACGAGATTTTTGGAGAAGAAATGCAATACGTTGAAATAGAGCTTGATCCTCAAGAGGCAGTTGTTGCCGAAGCTGGTAGCTTTATGATGATGGATACCGATATTAAAATGAATACTATTTTCGGTGATGGAAGTAATCAAGATAATAGCGTTTTAGGTAAAATTTTTTCTGCAGGTAAACGTATGCTTACTGGCGAGAGTTTGTTCATGACTGCATTTTTAAACATAGGTCAGGGTAAAAAGAAAGTGAGTTTTGCTTCTCCTTATCCAGGTAAAATTCTACCAATTGACCTTTCTGAAATGGGCGGTCGTTTTATCTGCCAGAAAGATGCCTTTTTATGTGCAGCACAAGGAGTATCCGTTGGTATTGAGTTTTCTAAAAAACTTGGTCGCGGACTATTTGGTGGCGAAGGTTTTATCATGCAAAAATTAGAAGGTGATGGCATGACTTTTATTCATGCAGGTGGTACACTGGCAAAAAAGACATTGGCACCCGGAGAAGTCTTAAAAGTAGATACGGGCTGTATAGTAGGTTTTACAAAAGAAGTAGATTACGATATTGAATTCGTTGGCGGAATTAGAAATACTGTCTTCGGCGGAGAAGGATTGTTCTTTGCAACCCTACGCGGACCAGGTACCGTATATATTCAATCACTACCATTCAGTCGTCTTGCAGGTAGAGTACTAGCTTCAATACCAAGAGGTGGAAAAGATAAAGGAGAAGGTAGTATTCTAGGTACACTTGGTGATATTGTTGGTGGGGATAATAGATTTTAA
- a CDS encoding dipeptide epimerase has translation MQVHLKKYTLPLKHTFSISRESHDFQDTMIASLTLNGKTGYGEATSNPYYKITTQSMMDEISAISSEIERFEFTTPEIFHAFLVSKGLSNFAICALDLAAHDLYGKLLGKPLYEIWGTSIENYPTTNYTIGIAAIDVMLAKMQEMPWPIYKIKLGTSDDVAIVRELRKHTDAIFRIDANCAWTATETIHNAPLLKELGVEFLEQPLKADDWSGMEEVMHHSVLPVIADESCIVESDVEKCALHFSGINIKLTKCGGLTPALRMIKKAKELGISVMVGCMTESTVGISAIAQLIPQLDYVDMDGALLLKSDIATGVHIEPDGKVIFPKLAGSGVQLLE, from the coding sequence ATGCAAGTACATTTAAAAAAATATACATTACCATTAAAACACACTTTCAGTATATCAAGAGAATCTCATGATTTTCAAGATACTATGATTGCTTCTTTGACTTTAAATGGTAAAACGGGTTATGGCGAGGCTACCTCTAATCCTTATTATAAAATAACTACACAGAGCATGATGGATGAAATCAGCGCCATATCCTCTGAAATTGAACGTTTTGAATTCACAACACCTGAAATTTTCCATGCCTTTTTAGTAAGTAAAGGCTTATCCAATTTTGCTATTTGTGCTCTAGATTTGGCTGCGCATGATCTTTACGGAAAATTATTAGGCAAACCTTTATACGAAATTTGGGGTACAAGCATCGAAAACTACCCAACAACCAATTATACTATAGGTATTGCAGCTATTGATGTTATGTTAGCCAAAATGCAAGAAATGCCATGGCCTATCTATAAAATTAAATTAGGCACTAGTGATGATGTTGCTATTGTCCGTGAATTAAGAAAGCATACAGATGCCATTTTTAGAATTGATGCTAATTGCGCTTGGACTGCAACAGAAACGATACATAATGCACCGCTTTTAAAGGAATTGGGAGTTGAATTTTTAGAGCAACCCCTAAAAGCAGATGATTGGTCTGGTATGGAAGAAGTCATGCACCACAGCGTATTACCCGTAATTGCTGATGAAAGTTGTATTGTAGAAAGTGATGTAGAAAAATGTGCACTTCATTTTAGTGGGATAAATATTAAACTGACCAAGTGTGGCGGACTCACCCCTGCCCTACGCATGATAAAAAAGGCTAAAGAATTAGGGATAAGCGTAATGGTTGGCTGCATGACAGAATCTACAGTAGGTATTTCTGCTATTGCTCAATTAATTCCACAATTAGATTATGTAGATATGGATGGCGCTTTGTTATTAAAAAGTGATATTGCTACGGGAGTTCATATTGAACCTGACGGGAAGGTTATCTTCCCAAAACTAGCCGGTAGCGGTGTTCAATTGTTAGAATAA
- a CDS encoding DUF4870 domain-containing protein yields MTESVTKHERNLSALIHASTFSKFFFPFGNFIIPLVLWTASKKEYEFVDHNGKQALNFQISILLYSILVGMVSIPFFLGGFLPNIFDFDHFSFSNIHSFNNINFNFDSDDFFGPWMIPVALLGLAQSALFIINIVYTILATIKTNEGEVFEYPFTIKFIK; encoded by the coding sequence ATGACAGAATCAGTAACAAAACACGAAAGAAACCTCTCTGCATTAATACATGCAAGTACGTTTTCTAAATTCTTTTTTCCGTTCGGGAACTTCATCATTCCTCTAGTATTATGGACGGCAAGTAAAAAAGAATATGAATTTGTAGATCACAACGGTAAACAAGCGCTGAATTTTCAAATTAGCATACTCCTCTACTCTATTCTTGTAGGTATGGTTAGTATCCCTTTTTTCTTAGGGGGCTTTCTTCCTAATATTTTTGACTTTGATCATTTCAGCTTTTCAAATATTCACAGTTTCAATAACATCAATTTTAACTTTGATTCTGATGATTTTTTTGGTCCGTGGATGATACCCGTTGCATTACTAGGTCTAGCACAATCTGCTTTATTTATTATCAATATAGTATATACCATATTAGCTACTATAAAAACAAATGAAGGTGAAGTTTTTGAATATCCCTTCACTATAAAATTTATAAAATAG